The following proteins come from a genomic window of Rhinoraja longicauda isolate Sanriku21f chromosome 4, sRhiLon1.1, whole genome shotgun sequence:
- the wnt3a gene encoding protein Wnt-3a, with the protein MEMRLLGYYLVLLNVKQVVASYPVWWSLAVSHQYSTLATHPILCGSIPGLVPKQLRFCRNYMEIMPSVAQGVKIGIQECQHQFRGRRWNCTTVEDNLAIFGPVLDKAMRESAFVHAIASAGVAFSITRLCAEGTAVICGCDGRHKGQPGEGWKWGGCSEDVEFGSMVSREFADARENRPDARSAMNRHNNEAGRMAILDHMHLKCKCHGLSGSCEVKTCWWSQPDFRVIGDYLKDKYDSASEMAVERHHESRGWVETLSPKYALFKAPTERDLVYYDPSPNFCSPNPETGSFGTRQRHCNDTSHGIDGCELLCCGRGYDTRTERRREKCHCIFHWCCHVSCQECTRVYNVHTCK; encoded by the exons GTCTTTGGCGGTCAGTCATCAATACTCAACGCTGGCCACTCACCCCATACTGTGCGGGAGCATCCCCGGACTGGTGCCCAAACAACTCCGGTTCTGCCGCAACTACATGGAGATCATGCCCAGTGTGGCTCAGGGGGTGAAGATTGGCATTCAGGAATGCCAGCATCAGTTTCGAGGGAGAAGATGGAACTGCACCACTGTCGAGGATAACTTGGCAATCTTCGGGCCCGTCTTGGATAAAG cCATGCGGGAATCGGCCTTTGTCCACGCCATCGCTTCTGCCGGCGTCGCCTTCTCCATCACCCGCTTATGCGCGGAGGGCACGGCGGTCATCTGTGGCTGCGACGGGCGGCACAAGGGGCAGCCGGGCGAGGGCTGGAAGTGGGGCGGCTGCAGCGAGGACGTGGAGTTCGGCAGCATGGTGTCGCGCGAGTTTGCCGATGCCCGGGAGAACCGGCCCGATGCTCGATCCGCCATGAACCGGCACAACAACGAGGCTGGCCGCATG GCCATTTTGGACCACATGCACCTGAAGTGTAAGTGCCACGGCCTGTCGGGGAGCTGTGAAGTGAAGACCTGCTGGTGGTCTCAGCCCGACTTCCGCGTGATTGGGGACTACCTGAAGGACAAGTACGACAGCGCGTCGGAGATGGCGGTGGAGAGGCACCACGAGTCGCGGGGTTGGGTGGAGACCCTCAGCCCCAAGTACGCTCTGTTCAAGGCCCCGACCGAGAGGGACCTGGTCTACTACGACCCGTCGCCCAACTTCTGCAGCCCCAACCCCGAGACGGGCTCGTTCGGCACGCGCCAGCGCCATTGCAACGACACGTCGCACGGCATCGACGGCTGCGAGCTGCTGTGCTGCGGCCGTGGCTACGACACCAGGACGGAGAGGCGGCGGGAGAAATGCCACTGCATCTTCCACTGGTGCTGCCACGTCAGCTGCCAGGAGTGCACGCGCGTCTACAACGTCCACACCTGCAAGTAG